In Drosophila pseudoobscura strain MV-25-SWS-2005 chromosome 4, UCI_Dpse_MV25, whole genome shotgun sequence, the following proteins share a genomic window:
- the LOC117184035 gene encoding uncharacterized protein, which translates to MKSAVCPIDYHPAIMWWWLLLTFPLIIHSQNKEWCDPNLCDNGAHILCKDTGKFYNSCPRDQAELIPMTERVISMFTHVHNDLRNKVAAGYKDMPKAARMLEMRWDLDLAKVAEAAVRLCRLEKLWCATTPMYMWTGQNEAMDMSDCLKSSDLVIRKHLDDWIRQGDYARKNHLTDPFSGITVTYFLQMVRDRCDRFGCAVSRFVDRNITHQLIKCIYRCTFAVSSPTNPVYEVALTKGGEKCASGRSTIYTQLCHRKEKAIPCLDEDEPTTTTESTTPNIITITGAPGPPGPPGPPGECEPCKPGEPGATGEPGAPGEPGAPGEPGAPGATGEPGEPGAPGAPGEPGATGEPGASGEKGEKGDKGDKGEQGEKGPPGPEGPEGPKGPPGPPGPPSPPSPPSPNIPPVPDHPPSPDRPPSPDRPPDPGDPLPPHPPPGTYYPPPIPKNPPIAPPGPAFPYPSPPPLYEHPPPWITRLAQSIDGAPRRKARPRPRINSKELSSAEYDFSDFVHDVDPCDSCTTTPCKLKHHCF; encoded by the exons ATGAAGAGTGCGGTGTGCCCCATTGACTACCATCCTGCCATAAtgtggtggtggctgctgctcacTTTTCCTTTGATTATTCATTCCCAAAATAAGGAATGGTGCGATCCAAATTTGTGCGACAACGGTGCCCACATACTGTGCAAGGATACTGGG AAGTTTTACAACTCGTGCCCACGAGATCAGGCAGAACTCATCCCAATGACAGAAAGGGTCATATCGATGTTCACGCATGTCCATAACGATTTGAGAAACAAAGTAGCAGCTGGCTACAAGGATATGCCAAAGGCAGCGAGAATGTTAGAGATGAGATGGGATCTGGATCTGGCGAAAGTGGCCGAGGCGGCTGTGAGGCTGTGTAGATTGGAGAAGCTCTGGTGTGCCACAACGCCAATGTATATGTGGACCGGTCAGAATGAAGCTATGGATATGTCTGACTGCCTCAAGAGTAGTGATTTGGTAATAAGAAAACACCTAGACGACTGGATCAGGCAGGGAGACTATGCACGTAAGAATCATTTGACTGATCCTTTCTCTGG GATAACCGTGACGTACTTTCTTCAAATGGTACGCGATAGATGTGACCGCTTTGGATGCGCCGTCAGTCGCTTTGTCGATAGAAATATAACGCATCAGCTAATTAAATGCATATATAGGTGCACCTTTGCGGTGTCTAGCCCCACAAATCCCGTGTACGAGGTTGCACTCACAAAAGGAGGTGAAAAATGTGCTTCAGGCCGCAGCACTATTTACACCCAATTATGTCATCGAAAGGAAAAGGCTATACCATGTTTGGATGAAGATGAACCTACCACTACCACTGAATCTACTACTCCTAACATAATAACTATTACTGGTGCACCGGGTCCCCCTGGGCCACCTGGTCCTCCTGGTGAATGTGAACCTTGTAAACCTGGTGAACCTGGTGCAACTGGTGAGCCTGGTGCACCTGGTGAACCTGGTGCACCTGGTGAGCCTGGTGCACCTGGTGCAACTGGTGAGCCTGGTGAGCCTGGTGCACCTGGTGCACCTGGTGAACCTGGTGCGACTGGTGAACCTGGTGCGTCCGGTGAAAAAGGTGAAAAAGGTGATAAAGGTGATAAAGGTGAACAGGGTGAAAAGGGTCCTCCTGGTCCAGAGGGTCCAGAAGGTCCAAAAGGTCCACCTGGTCCTCCTGGTCCTCCTAGTCCTCCTAGTCCTCCTAGTCCTAATATTCCTCCAGTTCCTGACCATCCTCCTAGTCCTGATCGTCCTCCTAGTCCTGATCGTCCTCCTGATCCTGGTGATCCACTTCCTCCCCACCCTCCTCCAGGCACGTACTACCCTCCACCAATACCAAAGAACCCCCCTATTGCACCACCTGGACCAGCTTTTCCCTATCCATCACCGCCTCCACTGTATGAGCACCCCCCGCCATGGATAACAAGATTAGCTCAGAGTATAGATGGAGCACCACGAAGAAAAGCCCGACCGAGGCCCCGAATCAACTCAAAAGAGTTAAGTAGCGCGGAATATGACTTCTCCGATTTCGTGCATGATGTGGATCCATGTGACAGCTGCACCACAACACCTTGCAAATTAAAACAtcattgtttttaa
- the LOC6902679 gene encoding allergen Tab y 5.0101-like, whose product MWWWLLLTFPLTIHSQNEEWCDPSLCERELHILCRDTGKFYSSCPRDQAKLITMTENVITMLTHVHNDLRNKVAAGYKDMPMAARMLEMRWDRDLAKVAEAAVRLCRLEKLWCATTPMYMWTGQNEALDKSDCLRSSDLVIRKHLDEWIRQGDYARMNHLTEPFSGESAWHFLQMIRDRSDRFGCAVSRYTDRNITHQLMKCIYKCTIAVSNTANTVYEVAHKNGGEKCVSGLSTGYKQLCHRREKAKPCWEKGPPTPSPDPCDPPGPNCKPGAPGPPGPPGPPGPPGPPSPPSPPSLLPPYPPTDKYVPPPIPKNPPIPPPGPSYPYPSPPPMYESPPPWFNILGLRTGGAPPRKARPRPRINSKVLGSAEYDFSDYVQDVDPCDSCTSSSCNLKYHCF is encoded by the exons AtgtggtggtggctgctgctcacTTTTCCTTTGACTATTCATTCTCAAAATGAGGAATGGTGCGATCCAAGCTTGTGCGAACGAGAATTGCACATACTGTGCAGGGATACTGGG AAGTTTTACAGCTCGTGCCCACGAGATCAGGCAAAACTCATAACAATGACAGAAAATGTCATAACGATGTTAACGCATGTGCATAACGATTTGAGAAACAAAGTAGCAGCTGGCTACAAGGATATGCCAATGGCAGCGAGAATGTTAGAGATGAGATGGGATCGGGATCTGGCGAAAGTGGCCGAGGCGGCTGTGAGGCTGTGTAGATTGGAGAAGCTCTGGTGTGCCACAACGCCAATGTATATGTGGACCGGTCAGAACGAAGCCTTGGATAAGTCTGACTGCCTCAGGAGTAGTGATTTGGTAATAAGAAAACACCTGGACGAGTGGATCAGGCAGGGAGACTATGCACGTATGAATCATTTGACTGAGCCTTTCTCTGG GGAAAGCGCATGGCACTTTCTTCAAATGATACGCGATAGAAGTGACCGCTTTGGATGCGCCGTCAGTCGCTATACCGATAGAAATATAACTCATCAGCTAATGAAATGCATATATAAATGCACCATTGCGGTGTCCAACACCGCAAATACCGTGTACGAAGTTGCACACAAAAACGGAGGTGAAAAATGTGTTTCAGGCCTCAGCACTGGTTACAAACAATTATGCCATAGAAGGGAAAAGGCTAAACCATGTTGGGAAAAAGGTCCACCTACCCCTTCTCCCGATCCTTGTGATCCTCCTGGTCCAAATTGTAAGCCTGGTGCTCCTGGTCCTCCTGGTCCACCAGGTCCTCCTGGTCCGCCTGGTCCACCTAGTCCACCTAGTCCACCTAGTCTACTTCCTCCCTACCCTCCGACAGATAAATACGTACCACCTCCAATACCCAAGAACCCCCCTATTCCCCCACCAGGACCTTCTTATCCCTACCCATCACCGCCTCCAATGTATGAGAGCCCCCCGCCCTGGTTCAATATATTAGGTCTCAGGACAGGTGGAGCTCCGCCAAGAAAAGCCCGACCGAGGCCTCGAATAAACTCAAAAGTGTTAGGCAGCGCGGAGTATGACTTCTCCGATTACGTACAAGATGTTGACCCCTGTGACAGCTGCACCTCGTCATCATGCAATTTAAAATATCattgcttttaa